The following are encoded together in the Xanthomonas sacchari genome:
- the bioD gene encoding dethiobiotin synthase: MAVPAFYVTGTDTGIGKTIASTALLHALRARGQRAVGMKPVASGCTREAEGWRNEDALALQEASAPRPRYDDLNPYALPLPLAPELAAADAGVQLELAPIAAAFERLRAQADVVVVEGVGGWAAPLSATLDQADLARALRLPVVLVVGLRLGCLNHARLSAAAIAADGLQCIGWIGNEIDPAMERIDDNMAMLRARLPMPCWGRLPYRPQPQAEQLAAQLQPWAGMSPG, from the coding sequence ATGGCTGTTCCCGCCTTCTACGTCACCGGCACCGATACCGGCATCGGCAAGACCATCGCCAGCACCGCGCTGCTGCATGCCTTGCGCGCGCGCGGTCAGCGCGCGGTGGGCATGAAGCCGGTGGCCAGCGGCTGCACCCGCGAGGCCGAGGGCTGGCGCAACGAGGACGCACTGGCCCTGCAGGAGGCCAGCGCGCCACGCCCGCGCTATGACGATCTCAATCCGTACGCGCTGCCGTTGCCGCTGGCGCCGGAACTGGCCGCCGCCGATGCCGGCGTGCAGCTGGAGCTGGCGCCGATCGCGGCCGCGTTCGAACGTCTGCGCGCGCAGGCCGACGTGGTGGTGGTGGAAGGCGTCGGCGGCTGGGCGGCGCCGCTGTCGGCGACGCTGGACCAGGCCGATCTGGCACGCGCGCTGCGGCTGCCGGTGGTGCTGGTGGTCGGCCTGCGCCTGGGCTGCCTCAACCACGCCCGGCTCAGTGCCGCGGCGATCGCCGCCGACGGCCTGCAGTGCATCGGCTGGATCGGCAACGAGATCGACCCGGCGATGGAGCGCATCGACGACAACATGGCGATGCTGCGTGCGCGCCTGCCGATGCCGTGCTGGGGGCGGTTGCCGTACCGGCCGCAACCGCAGGCCGAGCAGTTGGCGGCGCAGTTGCAGCCGTGGGCGGGCATGTCGCCGGGCTGA
- a CDS encoding GAF domain-containing protein, with amino-acid sequence MFASSSLTGSKPEQYAQLLDQARALVAGEPDRIANAANLAALVYHALPRLNWVGFYLYDGKELVVGPFQGLPACVRIPLHKGVCGAAASTGQTQRIDDVEAFPGHIACDAASRSELVVPLLRDSALVGVFDLDSPDLARFDADDQRGLEAIAQVFVDSLR; translated from the coding sequence ATGTTCGCCTCGTCATCGCTCACCGGCAGCAAGCCGGAACAGTACGCCCAGTTGCTCGACCAGGCCCGCGCCCTGGTCGCCGGGGAGCCCGACCGCATCGCCAATGCCGCCAACTTGGCGGCGCTGGTGTATCACGCGCTGCCGCGGCTGAACTGGGTGGGTTTCTACCTCTACGACGGCAAGGAACTGGTGGTGGGGCCGTTCCAGGGCCTGCCCGCCTGCGTGCGCATTCCGCTGCACAAGGGCGTGTGCGGCGCGGCTGCCAGCACCGGCCAGACCCAGCGCATCGACGACGTGGAGGCCTTCCCGGGGCACATCGCCTGCGATGCGGCCTCGCGTTCGGAACTGGTGGTGCCGCTGCTGCGCGACAGCGCGCTGGTCGGCGTGTTCGACCTGGACAGTCCCGACCTGGCCCGCTTCGACGCCGACGACCAGCGCGGCCTGGAAGCGATCGCCCAGGTCTTCGTCGACAGCCTGCGATGA
- the queD gene encoding 6-carboxytetrahydropterin synthase QueD — protein sequence MDIFKVFTLEAAHRLPNVPPGHKCARLHGHSFRIELHVSGEPGAESGWVMDFGDIKAAFRPLYDQLDHHYLNDIDGLDNPTSERLAMWIWERLKPALPLLSEVVVHETCTSGCRYRGPG from the coding sequence ATGGATATCTTCAAAGTTTTCACCCTCGAAGCCGCGCACCGCCTGCCCAACGTGCCGCCCGGCCACAAGTGCGCGCGCCTGCACGGGCATTCGTTCCGCATCGAGCTGCACGTCAGCGGCGAACCCGGCGCCGAGAGCGGCTGGGTGATGGATTTCGGCGACATCAAGGCGGCGTTCCGCCCGCTCTACGACCAGCTCGACCACCACTACCTCAACGACATCGACGGGCTGGACAACCCCACCAGCGAGCGCCTGGCGATGTGGATCTGGGAGCGACTCAAGCCGGCGCTGCCGCTGCTGAGCGAAGTGGTGGTGCACGAGACCTGCACGTCTGGGTGCCGGTATCGCGGGCCGGGTTGA
- the gph gene encoding phosphoglycolate phosphatase (PGP is an essential enzyme in the glycolate salvage pathway in higher organisms (photorespiration in plants). Phosphoglycolate results from the oxidase activity of RubisCO in the Calvin cycle when concentrations of carbon dioxide are low relative to oxygen. This enzyme is a member of the Haloacid Dehalogenase (HAD) superfamily of aspartate-nucleophile hydrolase enzymes (PF00702).): MTFPYAVVVFDLDGTLVDSGADIAEALNRTLADFGLPRVPEATVLGWIGEGVRKLVEAAWRHAGDATPLDAVMPTFMRHYAECLLRSPRLYPGAAEALAQLHADGVTLALCTNKPSAMVPPLLQHLGVAELFSAVLGGDSLPERKPSPAPLLHLAQQFAQPPARCLMVGDSGTDLQAGHAAGMPVALVRYGYPRDLDLATANVVLLMDDLRELLQLR, encoded by the coding sequence ATGACGTTTCCGTATGCAGTGGTGGTGTTCGACCTCGACGGCACCCTGGTCGACAGCGGCGCCGACATCGCCGAGGCGCTGAACCGCACGCTGGCCGACTTCGGCCTGCCGCGGGTGCCGGAGGCGACCGTGCTCGGCTGGATCGGCGAGGGCGTACGCAAGCTGGTCGAGGCCGCCTGGCGACACGCCGGCGACGCCACGCCGCTCGATGCGGTGATGCCGACCTTCATGCGCCACTACGCCGAATGCCTGTTGCGCAGTCCGCGGCTGTATCCCGGCGCGGCCGAGGCCTTGGCGCAATTGCATGCCGATGGCGTGACGCTGGCGCTGTGCACCAACAAGCCGTCGGCGATGGTGCCGCCGCTGCTGCAGCATCTGGGCGTGGCGGAGCTGTTTTCCGCGGTGCTGGGCGGCGACAGCCTGCCCGAGCGCAAGCCCAGCCCGGCGCCGTTGCTGCACCTGGCGCAGCAGTTCGCGCAGCCGCCGGCGCGCTGTCTGATGGTCGGCGATTCGGGGACCGACCTGCAGGCCGGGCACGCCGCCGGCATGCCGGTGGCGCTGGTGCGCTACGGCTATCCGCGCGACCTGGATCTGGCCACCGCCAACGTGGTGCTGCTGATGGACGATCTGCGCGAGCTGCTGCAGTTGCGCTGA
- a CDS encoding TfoX/Sxy family protein, with product MSTTKLRNIGPKSAAWLRQVGVRTQQDLEAAGAVGAFVKVKRAGFKPSLNLLYSLEGALSGCHWQELSEARRAQLLAELETATAALPAQRGLPVAGPVATTHFDRDDTHGDDDGTYAQETHDTPVGDHHGDDDGHGAHAD from the coding sequence ATGAGCACCACCAAGCTGCGCAATATCGGCCCCAAGAGCGCGGCGTGGCTGCGCCAGGTCGGCGTGCGCACGCAGCAGGACCTGGAGGCGGCCGGCGCGGTCGGCGCCTTCGTCAAGGTCAAGCGCGCCGGCTTCAAGCCCAGCCTCAACCTGCTGTATTCGCTGGAGGGCGCGCTCAGCGGCTGCCACTGGCAGGAACTGTCCGAGGCGCGGCGCGCGCAGTTGCTGGCCGAACTGGAAACCGCGACGGCGGCGCTGCCGGCGCAGCGCGGCCTGCCGGTCGCCGGGCCGGTGGCGACCACCCATTTCGACCGCGACGACACGCACGGCGACGATGACGGCACCTACGCGCAGGAGACGCACGACACGCCGGTGGGCGACCACCACGGCGACGACGACGGCCACGGCGCACACGCCGACTGA
- the btuB gene encoding TonB-dependent vitamin B12 receptor, producing the protein MSSRLLSVAIASALSLPALAHAADAATDLDQVLVTATRTQISVEDSVVPAQVIDRAEIERSQATSLAQLLQGRAGIGVSNQGGLGKLTTLNLRGSESDHVLVLVDGVRIGSASAGLAAFQDLPLSQIERIEIVRGPRSSLYGSDAIGGVIQIFTRRGGQGFQQNLSLGGGSHGLREAGAGFSNRGERGWLAVQGGYQKTDGINACNGSATLFAGCFVDQPDRDGYRNVSLSARGGYALSDTLRVEGQALNIDSRNEYDGDPLFAGNEADNTQQVFSGKLDWTPSDRLHLAAQLGRNVDDADSYYRAPGARTRSFISTFDSRRDTAALQGDISLAEGHLLSVGSDWQREHVTSTTAFDVDSRDNTGVFAEYQGRFGAQQVQASVRSDDNEQFGEHTTGSLGWGLALAHGLKLTASVGTGFKAPTFNDLYYPFAGNPDLKPERSKSGNLGIAQYADSWNWTFNAYETRVKDLISYDAVSFLPVNVDEARIRGAELTGYALLAGWELSAQLSHTDPRNRSDGDNRDNWLARRAQNTARLDVDRGIGPVKLGVTVFGSGHRFDDAANRVRLAGYGTVDLRAEYAFTPDWTLQAKASNVFDRDYQTVNWYNQPGREYALTLRYAPAAR; encoded by the coding sequence ATGTCGTCCCGCCTGCTTTCGGTCGCGATCGCGTCCGCCCTGTCCCTGCCCGCGCTGGCCCACGCCGCCGATGCCGCCACCGACCTCGACCAGGTCCTGGTCACCGCCACCCGCACCCAGATTTCCGTGGAGGACAGCGTGGTGCCGGCGCAGGTCATCGACCGCGCCGAGATCGAGCGCAGCCAGGCCACGTCGCTGGCGCAGCTGCTGCAGGGCCGCGCCGGCATCGGCGTCTCCAACCAGGGCGGCCTGGGCAAGCTGACCACGCTGAACCTGCGCGGCAGCGAATCGGACCACGTGCTGGTGCTGGTGGACGGCGTGCGCATCGGCTCGGCCAGCGCCGGCCTGGCCGCGTTCCAGGACCTGCCGCTGAGCCAGATCGAGCGCATCGAGATCGTGCGCGGCCCGCGCTCGAGCCTGTACGGCTCCGACGCGATCGGCGGCGTCATCCAGATCTTCACCCGCCGCGGCGGCCAGGGCTTCCAGCAGAACCTGAGCCTGGGCGGCGGCAGCCATGGTCTGCGCGAAGCCGGCGCCGGCTTCAGCAACCGCGGCGAGCGCGGCTGGCTGGCCGTGCAGGGCGGCTACCAGAAGACCGACGGCATCAATGCCTGCAACGGCTCGGCCACGCTGTTCGCCGGCTGCTTCGTCGACCAGCCCGATCGCGACGGCTACCGCAACGTCTCGCTGAGCGCGCGCGGCGGCTACGCGCTGAGCGACACACTGCGCGTCGAAGGCCAGGCGCTGAACATCGACAGCCGCAACGAATACGACGGCGATCCGCTGTTCGCCGGCAACGAGGCCGACAACACCCAGCAGGTGTTCAGCGGCAAGCTCGACTGGACGCCCTCCGATCGCCTGCACCTGGCCGCGCAGCTGGGCCGCAACGTCGACGACGCCGACAGCTACTACCGTGCGCCGGGCGCGCGCACCCGCAGCTTCATCAGCACCTTCGACAGCCGCCGCGACACCGCCGCGCTGCAGGGCGACATCAGCCTGGCCGAAGGCCATCTGCTCAGCGTTGGCAGCGACTGGCAGCGCGAGCACGTCACCAGCACCACCGCCTTCGACGTCGACAGCCGTGACAACACCGGCGTGTTCGCCGAGTACCAGGGCCGCTTCGGCGCGCAGCAGGTGCAGGCCAGCGTGCGCAGCGACGACAACGAACAGTTCGGCGAGCACACCACCGGCAGCCTCGGCTGGGGCCTGGCGTTGGCGCATGGCCTCAAGCTCACCGCCAGCGTCGGCACCGGCTTCAAGGCGCCGACCTTCAACGACCTGTACTACCCGTTCGCCGGCAATCCGGACTTGAAGCCGGAGCGTTCCAAGAGCGGCAACCTCGGCATTGCGCAGTACGCCGACAGCTGGAACTGGACCTTCAACGCCTACGAGACCCGGGTCAAGGACCTGATCTCCTACGACGCGGTCAGCTTCCTGCCGGTCAACGTGGACGAGGCGCGCATCCGCGGCGCCGAACTGACCGGCTATGCGCTGCTGGCCGGCTGGGAACTGTCGGCGCAGCTGAGCCACACCGATCCGCGCAACCGCAGCGACGGCGACAACCGCGACAACTGGCTGGCGCGCCGCGCGCAGAACACCGCGCGCCTGGACGTGGACCGCGGCATCGGCCCGGTCAAGCTCGGCGTCACCGTGTTCGGCAGCGGCCACCGCTTCGACGACGCGGCCAACCGCGTGCGCCTGGCCGGCTACGGCACCGTCGACCTGCGCGCGGAATACGCGTTCACCCCGGACTGGACGCTGCAGGCCAAGGCCAGCAACGTGTTCGATCGCGACTACCAGACGGTGAACTGGTACAACCAGCCGGGCCGCGAATACGCGCTGACCCTGCGCTACGCGCCGGCGGCGCGCTGA
- a CDS encoding phasin family protein has protein sequence MSAQFNDQFSSYTQQFAAAAARANRLALESAESVFGVQLKTFEKNVSATTGFLGELTEARDLGTVQALWPKGLQIARDNFERLATANQEVFGLGLKTSEAIGQLAKHQFEAATEQAAPKAKPAAK, from the coding sequence ATGTCCGCTCAATTCAACGACCAGTTCAGCAGCTACACCCAGCAGTTCGCCGCTGCCGCGGCGCGTGCCAACCGCCTGGCGCTGGAGAGCGCCGAGAGCGTGTTCGGCGTGCAGTTGAAGACCTTCGAGAAGAACGTGTCGGCCACCACAGGCTTCCTCGGCGAACTGACCGAGGCGCGCGACCTGGGCACCGTGCAGGCGCTGTGGCCGAAGGGCCTGCAGATCGCCCGCGACAACTTCGAGCGGCTGGCCACGGCCAACCAGGAAGTGTTCGGCCTGGGCCTGAAGACCTCCGAGGCCATCGGCCAGCTCGCCAAGCACCAGTTCGAGGCGGCGACAGAACAGGCCGCGCCCAAGGCCAAGCCCGCCGCGAAGTAA